Proteins from a single region of Leptotrichia trevisanii DSM 22070:
- a CDS encoding RNase H1/viroplasmin domain-containing protein yields MSKNKKFYAYFILDTNENGILENWTDCQKKVSGKKARYKSFKTLLEAQEWLNSGANYKKKEKTDLTELYSELERDAIYFDAGTGRGNGVEVRLTDFDSNSLLYKIMNEKNINEFGNYYVADTRTNNFGELVGIYTAFVYAKKYDTKIICGDSSLVIDYWTKGRYNSSNLENDTIELIKKVTFMRNEFEKKGGTIKKISGDVNPADLGFHK; encoded by the coding sequence ATGTCAAAAAATAAAAAATTCTATGCTTATTTCATTTTAGATACAAATGAAAATGGAATACTTGAAAACTGGACAGATTGTCAAAAAAAAGTAAGCGGTAAAAAAGCCCGTTATAAATCATTTAAAACTCTTTTGGAAGCACAGGAGTGGTTAAATTCTGGAGCAAATTATAAAAAAAAAGAAAAGACTGATTTGACAGAACTGTACTCCGAGCTGGAACGTGATGCAATTTACTTTGATGCGGGAACAGGACGTGGTAATGGTGTGGAAGTCAGATTAACTGATTTTGACAGTAATTCGCTGCTTTATAAAATTATGAATGAAAAAAATATAAATGAATTTGGAAATTATTATGTCGCTGACACCAGAACAAATAACTTTGGTGAATTAGTTGGTATTTATACAGCTTTCGTTTATGCAAAAAAATATGATACAAAAATTATTTGTGGAGATAGCTCGCTAGTTATCGACTACTGGACAAAAGGGCGATATAATAGTTCCAATCTGGAAAATGACACAATTGAACTTATAAAAAAAGTTACTTTTATGAGAAATGAATTTGAAAAAAAAGGTGGAACCATAAAAAAAATCTCTGGAGATGTTAATCCCGCTGATTTAGGTTTTCACAAATAA
- the aroA gene encoding 3-phosphoshikimate 1-carboxyvinyltransferase, giving the protein MKIKIKPSILNGTIEIPPSKSYSHRAVIAAALAEGGKKSKIDNLKFSVDITTTTDIMENWGAKINREESSLEIIGNGGKVVPKDKYMQCNESGSTIRFLIPVGITSENELIFDGKGKLVDRPLDSYYRIFSEQGIFYKNENGKLPLTVNGKLKAGNYEIDGNISSQFITGLLYALPLLDGDSKLTINKNLESKGYIDLTLEILKLAGIEIVNNDYKSFDIKGNQIYRPFDYTVEGDYSQVAFWIVAGIISANKDNEVKCLHVNKNSLQGDREIIEIVQRMGAKLEISDDYVIVKPSKTKGTVIDISQCPDIGPILTVLGALSEGETRIINGERLRIKESDRITSIKTELNKLGANVSEEGDSLIIKGVDRFNGGVTVSVWNDHRIAMSLAIASTRCEKEIILEEAESVRKSYPHFWDDFVKMGGEIEVIEK; this is encoded by the coding sequence ATGAAAATAAAAATAAAACCAAGCATATTAAACGGTACAATAGAAATTCCGCCATCTAAAAGTTATTCACACAGAGCGGTAATTGCAGCTGCATTAGCTGAAGGCGGGAAGAAGTCAAAGATTGATAATTTGAAGTTTTCAGTAGACATTACAACAACAACGGATATTATGGAAAACTGGGGAGCGAAAATCAATCGAGAGGAAAGTTCTCTTGAAATTATTGGAAATGGCGGAAAAGTCGTTCCAAAAGATAAGTATATGCAATGCAATGAGTCGGGATCTACAATTAGATTTCTAATACCTGTTGGAATTACAAGTGAAAATGAACTGATTTTCGATGGAAAAGGGAAACTTGTGGATAGGCCGCTGGATTCTTATTATAGGATTTTTAGTGAGCAGGGAATTTTTTATAAGAATGAGAATGGAAAATTGCCGCTTACAGTAAATGGAAAATTGAAGGCAGGGAATTATGAAATTGATGGGAATATAAGTTCACAGTTTATTACGGGACTTTTGTATGCCTTGCCACTCTTGGACGGAGATTCAAAGCTGACTATTAATAAGAATCTGGAGTCAAAGGGATATATTGATTTGACATTGGAAATATTGAAACTGGCAGGAATTGAGATTGTGAACAATGACTATAAGAGTTTTGATATAAAGGGAAATCAGATTTATAGGCCGTTTGATTATACTGTTGAGGGGGATTATTCGCAAGTGGCGTTTTGGATTGTGGCTGGAATAATTTCTGCAAATAAGGATAATGAAGTGAAATGTCTGCATGTGAATAAAAATTCGTTGCAAGGTGACAGAGAAATTATTGAGATTGTTCAAAGAATGGGAGCAAAACTTGAGATTTCTGATGATTACGTGATTGTTAAGCCATCTAAAACGAAAGGAACTGTGATTGATATTTCACAATGTCCTGATATTGGGCCAATTTTGACAGTATTAGGGGCCTTGAGTGAAGGGGAAACTAGAATTATTAATGGAGAAAGGCTTAGAATAAAGGAGTCAGATAGGATAACTTCGATAAAGACTGAGCTGAATAAATTGGGGGCAAATGTATCCGAAGAAGGAGATAGCCTGATTATTAAAGGTGTAGATAGATTTAATGGTGGAGTGACTGTAAGTGTTTGGAATGATCATAGAATTGCAATGTCCCTTGCGATTGCTTCGACAAGATGTGAAAAGGAAATAATTTTGGAAGAGGCTGAAAGTGTCAGAAAATCTTATCCGCATTTCTGGGATGATTTTGTGAAAATGGGTGGAGAGATTGAGGTTATTGAGAAGTAG
- a CDS encoding PDDEXK nuclease domain-containing protein gives MKKREIENMEIVKNVIDLLENARKKVVTTVNQTMVLTYFEIGRMIVEEEQKGENRAEYGKKILKILSKKLTEKYKKGFSLTNLKQIRSFYLVYSEKGQTLSDQFKLSWSHYVKLSRISNPDERKFYEIEAVKNNWSLRELERQFDSALYTRLSLSRDKKKVLELSQKGQIIEKPQDLIKDPYILEFIGLPEQSSYSESELEEKLISKLENFLLELGNGFTFVGRQKRISFDEQHFYIDLVFYNRLLKCFVLIDLKIGKLKHQDIGQMQMYVNYYDREMKLDDENKTIGIVLCQEKNQSLVEYTLPEDNEQIFASTYKTVLPSKEELIKILEEE, from the coding sequence ATGAAAAAGAGAGAAATTGAAAATATGGAAATAGTGAAAAATGTAATTGATTTGTTGGAAAATGCAAGAAAAAAAGTTGTTACAACTGTTAATCAGACGATGGTTTTGACGTATTTTGAGATAGGAAGAATGATAGTCGAGGAAGAGCAGAAAGGTGAAAATAGGGCAGAATATGGAAAGAAAATTTTGAAAATATTATCTAAAAAGTTGACTGAAAAATACAAAAAAGGATTTTCATTAACAAATTTGAAACAAATAAGGAGTTTTTATTTAGTTTATTCTGAAAAAGGTCAGACACTGTCTGACCAATTCAAACTGAGCTGGTCGCATTACGTGAAATTAAGTAGAATTTCAAATCCTGATGAAAGGAAATTTTATGAAATTGAGGCTGTGAAAAACAATTGGAGTTTAAGAGAACTAGAAAGACAGTTTGATAGTGCGTTGTATACGAGGTTGAGTTTAAGTAGAGATAAGAAGAAAGTTTTGGAACTTTCGCAAAAAGGACAGATTATAGAAAAGCCACAGGATTTGATAAAGGATCCTTATATACTTGAATTTATAGGATTACCAGAACAGTCCAGTTATTCAGAAAGTGAACTGGAAGAAAAATTAATAAGTAAATTAGAAAATTTTTTATTGGAACTTGGGAATGGCTTTACATTTGTAGGTAGACAGAAACGAATATCTTTTGATGAACAGCATTTTTACATTGATTTAGTTTTTTATAACAGACTTTTGAAATGCTTTGTCCTAATTGATTTGAAAATTGGTAAATTAAAACATCAGGATATAGGGCAAATGCAGATGTATGTAAATTATTATGACAGAGAAATGAAATTAGATGATGAAAATAAAACAATTGGAATAGTACTGTGTCAGGAAAAAAATCAATCTTTGGTGGAATACACGTTGCCAGAAGATAATGAGCAAATTTTTGCAAGTACATATAAAACAGTTTTGCCAAGTAAAGAGGAATTGATTAAAATTCTTGAGGAAGAATAG
- the aroC gene encoding chorismate synthase has protein sequence MGANFGKNYKISIFGESHGSALGINIDGIPAGTKLDLEFISQEMRRRAPGRSKLTTPRVEKDEFEILSGFFDGKTTGTPLAMIIRNSNQRSKDYSELKKKPRPGHADWSGFNRYSGFNDIRGSGHFSGRITASLVFAGAIAKQILKEQGILIAAHIKSVKDIEDRDFVESDITEENIDKLRNMILPVLNEEIVEKIEEAMEKTREDKDSLGGIVELMVTGLPAGIGDPYFESMESELSRMIFSVPATKGIEFGVGFGITEMTGYEANDEMYYDENGDIKSFTNNNGGIIGGITTGMPISFKVAIKPTASIEKAQKTVNLETKQNDILEVRGRHDPIIVPRVVPVLEAATAIVILDRILEGKKREL, from the coding sequence ATGGGAGCAAATTTTGGAAAAAACTATAAAATATCAATTTTTGGTGAATCGCATGGTAGTGCATTAGGAATAAATATTGACGGAATTCCCGCAGGAACAAAACTGGATTTGGAATTTATCTCACAGGAAATGAGAAGAAGAGCACCTGGAAGATCGAAATTGACAACACCTAGAGTGGAAAAGGATGAATTTGAGATTTTGAGCGGATTTTTTGATGGAAAAACGACAGGAACACCGCTTGCAATGATTATTCGAAATTCAAATCAGCGTTCAAAGGATTACAGTGAATTGAAAAAAAAGCCAAGACCAGGGCATGCAGATTGGAGCGGATTTAACAGATATAGCGGATTTAATGATATTCGTGGAAGTGGACATTTTTCAGGACGAATAACGGCTTCATTGGTATTTGCTGGAGCGATTGCGAAACAGATTTTGAAGGAGCAGGGGATTTTAATTGCAGCACATATCAAATCGGTAAAGGATATTGAAGATAGGGATTTTGTGGAAAGTGATATTACAGAGGAAAATATTGATAAACTTAGAAATATGATTTTGCCTGTCTTGAACGAGGAAATTGTGGAAAAAATTGAGGAAGCTATGGAAAAGACGAGGGAAGATAAGGATTCGCTTGGCGGAATCGTGGAACTGATGGTTACAGGACTTCCGGCGGGAATAGGAGATCCGTATTTTGAGTCAATGGAAAGTGAGCTTTCGAGAATGATTTTTTCGGTGCCAGCTACAAAAGGAATAGAATTTGGAGTAGGTTTTGGAATTACGGAAATGACAGGATATGAGGCAAATGATGAAATGTATTATGATGAAAATGGGGATATAAAATCATTTACAAATAACAATGGTGGAATTATAGGCGGAATAACAACTGGAATGCCAATTTCATTTAAAGTGGCAATAAAACCGACAGCTTCGATTGAAAAAGCACAAAAAACCGTAAATCTTGAAACAAAGCAAAACGATATTCTAGAAGTGCGAGGAAGACACGATCCAATAATAGTTCCCAGAGTGGTACCAGTATTGGAGGCGGCTACGGCGATTGTGATTTTGGATAGGATTTTGGAAGGTAAAAAGAGAGAATTGTAA
- the argS gene encoding arginine--tRNA ligase translates to MELLTIKLKKLFSENINNIFGADYTEKVDIQNSTKKEFGDFQTNFAMVSSKLIGKNPREIANTLVDNFAENDIIEKLEIAGPGFINIYLKNSFLNEEIKKVENEKYDFSFLNTDKTVIIDYSSPNIAKRMHIGHLRSTIIGDSIKRILQFLGFHTLADNHIGDWGTQFGKLIVAYKNWLDRKAYAKDPIGELERIYVLFSEESKKNPVLEDEAREELKKLQLGDEDNQKLWKEFIDISLKEYNKVYDRLDVNFDYYYGESFYNDMMPSVLDELKKKGIAREDQGALVVFFENDKLPPAIVQKKDGSFLYTTSDLATMKFRKDELNVDEAVYLTDDRQQNHFKQVFEIGELLGEPYNYKKTHVVFGIMRFGDGMIFSSRSGNIIRLVDLLDEAKTQVKKIIDEKNPNIPEDEKEKIAEIVGSGAIKYFDLSQNRTSDITFTWDKVLSFEGNTGPYLQYTYVRIMSIFRKLKEENISVENKDIILENMSGIERELAVELLRFPQTVVKSYESYRPNIIADYLFDTAKLFNNFYNSSSILKEEDKKVMDARILLAEKTAFVLKEGLSLLGINTVNRM, encoded by the coding sequence ATGGAATTATTGACAATTAAATTAAAAAAATTGTTTTCAGAAAATATAAATAATATTTTTGGTGCTGATTATACAGAAAAAGTCGATATTCAAAATTCCACGAAAAAGGAATTTGGGGATTTTCAGACGAATTTTGCGATGGTTAGTTCAAAATTAATTGGAAAAAATCCACGAGAGATTGCAAATACACTTGTAGATAATTTTGCAGAAAATGATATTATCGAAAAGCTGGAAATTGCGGGGCCGGGATTTATCAATATTTATTTGAAAAATAGCTTTTTAAATGAAGAAATAAAAAAAGTGGAAAATGAAAAATATGATTTTTCCTTCTTAAATACAGACAAAACTGTAATTATCGACTATTCCTCTCCCAATATTGCCAAGAGAATGCACATCGGACATTTGAGGAGCACGATTATTGGGGATTCCATAAAAAGAATTTTACAGTTTTTGGGATTTCATACGCTTGCTGATAACCATATTGGTGATTGGGGGACGCAGTTTGGAAAGCTTATTGTGGCCTATAAGAATTGGCTGGACAGAAAAGCTTATGCAAAAGATCCGATTGGAGAACTGGAAAGAATTTATGTGCTGTTTTCTGAAGAATCAAAAAAAAATCCTGTTTTGGAGGACGAAGCACGTGAAGAGCTGAAAAAGTTGCAGCTTGGAGATGAGGATAATCAGAAATTGTGGAAGGAATTTATTGATATTTCACTAAAGGAATACAACAAAGTTTATGACAGGCTTGATGTAAATTTTGACTATTATTATGGTGAATCATTTTATAACGATATGATGCCCTCTGTTCTTGATGAATTAAAGAAAAAAGGTATCGCAAGGGAAGATCAGGGAGCATTAGTCGTATTTTTTGAAAATGACAAACTGCCACCTGCGATTGTCCAAAAAAAAGACGGAAGTTTCTTGTACACGACTTCTGATTTAGCTACAATGAAATTTAGAAAAGATGAATTAAATGTAGATGAGGCTGTTTATCTGACTGATGACAGACAACAGAATCACTTTAAGCAAGTTTTTGAAATTGGAGAATTGCTGGGTGAACCTTATAATTACAAAAAAACTCATGTCGTGTTTGGAATTATGAGATTTGGTGACGGAATGATTTTTTCTTCCAGAAGTGGAAACATAATAAGGCTTGTTGACTTGCTGGATGAGGCAAAAACTCAAGTTAAAAAGATAATTGATGAAAAAAATCCTAATATTCCAGAAGATGAAAAAGAGAAAATTGCTGAAATTGTGGGAAGCGGAGCTATAAAATACTTTGATTTGAGCCAGAACAGAACTTCTGATATAACATTCACCTGGGACAAGGTACTTAGCTTCGAAGGTAACACAGGGCCTTATCTGCAATATACTTACGTACGGATTATGTCTATTTTCAGAAAATTGAAGGAAGAAAATATTAGTGTGGAAAATAAAGATATTATTTTGGAAAATATGAGCGGCATTGAGCGTGAACTGGCAGTTGAGCTGCTGAGATTCCCGCAGACAGTAGTAAAATCTTATGAAAGCTATCGTCCAAACATAATTGCCGATTATTTATTTGACACAGCCAAGTTATTTAATAACTTCTATAATTCAAGCTCTATTTTGAAGGAAGAAGATAAAAAAGTTATGGACGCACGAATTTTACTGGCGGAAAAAACGGCATTTGTATTAAAGGAAGGGCTTAGCCTTCTTGGAATAAATACAGTAAACAGGATGTAA
- a CDS encoding polysaccharide deacetylase family protein, with protein MKKVLSIVGILLAMAGFLYSGIKIFGTTAKFMEHHNLKSSVKKLTDEKTKKAEELTALTKKNTDMKAQYEKLKADKKIKTVYLTFDDGPSGHTDQILEILKKNNIKATFFIIGIGKNYNDYKKIIDHGHVLGLHTYSHEYKEVYANEESFFKDLYKIRDAVKSTTGLDVKITRFPGGSSNAKASKALKTAIINRMTREGYVYFDWNCDSTDASGNNVPVEKLVKYGVCTNHPDINVLMHDTNAKKTTVQALQRIIDGYRKAGYTFETLDVNSPKIQHVKQPELK; from the coding sequence ATGAAAAAAGTATTATCAATTGTTGGTATATTACTTGCTATGGCAGGATTTTTATACTCAGGAATAAAAATTTTTGGAACAACTGCAAAATTTATGGAACATCACAACTTAAAATCAAGTGTAAAAAAATTAACTGATGAAAAAACAAAAAAAGCTGAAGAACTTACTGCTCTTACGAAAAAAAATACAGATATGAAAGCTCAATATGAAAAACTTAAAGCTGACAAAAAAATAAAAACCGTTTATTTGACATTCGATGACGGTCCTTCAGGACACACTGATCAAATACTTGAAATTTTGAAAAAAAATAATATAAAAGCGACATTCTTTATAATTGGAATCGGAAAAAATTATAATGATTATAAAAAAATAATTGATCATGGACATGTACTTGGGTTGCATACTTATTCACATGAATATAAGGAAGTTTATGCAAATGAGGAAAGTTTCTTTAAAGATCTTTATAAAATAAGAGATGCTGTAAAATCAACAACAGGATTAGATGTAAAAATCACAAGATTCCCAGGTGGTTCAAGTAATGCAAAAGCATCTAAAGCTCTAAAAACGGCTATAATTAACAGAATGACAAGAGAAGGATATGTATATTTTGACTGGAACTGTGATTCAACAGATGCTTCTGGAAACAATGTCCCTGTAGAAAAACTGGTTAAATACGGTGTCTGCACAAATCATCCTGACATAAATGTCCTAATGCACGATACAAATGCCAAGAAAACTACTGTTCAAGCTCTGCAACGAATTATTGACGGATATAGAAAAGCAGGATATACATTTGAAACTTTAGACGTAAACAGTCCTAAAATTCAACACGTAAAACAGCCTGAACTAAAATAA
- the fabG gene encoding 3-oxoacyl-ACP reductase FabG, with translation MLNGKIALITGGSRGIGKEIALKFAENGATVISGDLIDPDYSHENISHVKLNVTDRENIKEIASEIKEKYGKLDILVNNAGITRDALLQRMKEADWDLVIDINLKGVYNVMQGFVSLLLKSKASSVINMASVVGVDGNAGQTNYAATKGGVIAMAKTWAKEFGRKNLRSNAIAPGFIETNMTHVLPEKVVETVLANTPLRKMGDAQDVANAALYLASDMSKFVTGQVLRVDGGLNL, from the coding sequence GTGTTAAATGGTAAAATTGCATTAATTACAGGTGGTTCAAGAGGTATCGGGAAGGAAATTGCACTAAAATTTGCAGAAAATGGGGCTACTGTTATTTCTGGAGATTTGATTGATCCCGATTATAGCCACGAAAATATTTCACACGTAAAATTAAACGTTACTGACAGGGAAAACATAAAGGAAATTGCAAGTGAAATCAAGGAAAAATATGGAAAATTGGACATTCTTGTAAATAATGCAGGAATTACAAGAGATGCATTACTTCAAAGAATGAAGGAAGCTGACTGGGATTTAGTAATTGATATTAACTTAAAAGGTGTCTACAATGTAATGCAGGGATTCGTTTCACTACTGTTAAAAAGTAAAGCCTCAAGTGTAATCAATATGGCTTCTGTTGTAGGAGTTGATGGGAATGCAGGACAAACTAACTATGCTGCTACAAAAGGTGGAGTTATCGCCATGGCAAAAACTTGGGCAAAGGAATTTGGTAGAAAAAATCTTAGATCAAATGCAATTGCACCAGGATTCATCGAAACAAATATGACTCATGTGTTACCAGAAAAAGTTGTAGAAACTGTACTTGCAAACACACCTCTTAGAAAAATGGGAGATGCTCAGGACGTTGCAAATGCTGCATTGTATCTGGCAAGTGATATGTCTAAATTTGTTACGGGACAAGTTTTAAGAGTTGACGGAGGATTAAATTTATAA
- a CDS encoding septal ring lytic transglycosylase RlpA family protein, translating to MKKIVTMLTGLVVSLSLVAETNTNTNIIYIKNEMIKAVDNGAGLYVAKPNQTSTKEKTSNSGHSKHSQTGVASYYGKGLHGSRTASGERHNRHEMVAAHRSLPFGTKVKVTNLNNGKEVIVKINDRGPFTKGRVIDLSYGAFSKIENPGKGITKVKLEVLNSLK from the coding sequence ATGAAAAAAATAGTTACTATGCTTACAGGTTTAGTAGTATCACTATCATTAGTTGCTGAAACAAATACTAATACCAATATAATTTACATAAAAAATGAAATGATAAAAGCTGTTGATAATGGTGCTGGCTTATACGTTGCAAAACCAAACCAAACTTCTACAAAAGAAAAAACTTCAAATTCAGGACATTCTAAACATTCACAAACTGGAGTTGCTTCATACTATGGCAAAGGATTACATGGAAGCAGAACAGCTAGCGGTGAAAGACATAACAGACACGAAATGGTGGCAGCACACAGATCTCTTCCATTTGGTACAAAAGTAAAAGTTACAAATTTGAACAATGGAAAAGAAGTTATTGTAAAAATTAACGATAGAGGCCCTTTTACAAAAGGACGTGTAATTGATTTAAGTTATGGGGCTTTTTCAAAAATCGAAAATCCTGGAAAGGGAATTACAAAAGTAAAACTTGAAGTTTTAAATTCTTTAAAATAA